A region of Antedon mediterranea chromosome 8, ecAntMedi1.1, whole genome shotgun sequence DNA encodes the following proteins:
- the LOC140057087 gene encoding uncharacterized protein has product MALHSLQPLTECPIHMGPFERPKLLPECQHTFCEDCLKRCQETSGGSLLCPTCRYEYGRIDVHDLPNDRTTLALLQAIDSPVDATKSKIKDVRCEKHKARATVTLKLKNMNGQAVEDRSGVGLIIKVVYPGGGIVEYGNEDTCREYTFRLTSSGTYKIYASVNGTYLSNSPRELTIFPPLRQTSSVFGEVKYEHSHDVAAFEEELFVTDKGGHCVVVTNRSGKHLRSFEIKETNMFAFEPFGIAISKTGLLYITDMYNHEVFVCDTRGKVRQRIGKDVLKKPNGVALTKNNEILVVDYDQCCLFMFENDGKLKRTFCTQGKDYGQFNHPWFVAINSKGDWIVSDCDNRRLQIFDNSGTVRFMKPVPVGHLVRGVVVDSADNIFVSVVIDRAWLKRNYKHAVMMYDSNGNFYGEVSDHLRGDLFQPRGMCITKDGSGEDILIVTGDREELHKYKLIK; this is encoded by the coding sequence ATGGCACTGCATAGCCTTCAACCTCTAACCGAATGTCCAATTCACATGGGACCATTTGAAAGACCAAAGCTGCTACCGGAATGCCAACATACATTCTGTGAAGACTGTTTAAAAAGATGTCAAGAGACATCTGGAGGATCACTACTTTGCCCAACATGCAGGTATGAGTATGGCAGGATCGACGTCCATGATCTTCCAAATGATCGTACAACGTTGGCTTTGTTACAAGCCATAGATTCACCAGTTGACGCCACCAAATCGAAGATCAAAGACGTAAGATGTGAGAAACACAAAGCAAGAGCAACCGTTACGCTTAAACTGAAGAACATGAACGGTCAAGCAGTAGAAGACAGAAGTGGAGTAGGCCTTATTATAAAGGTGGTTTATCCAGGTGGTGGTATTGTAGAATATGGTAATGAAGACACGTGTCGGGAGTATACGTTCCGTCTGACCTCAAGTGGTACTTACAAGATATACGCATCTGTAAATGGAACGTACCTCTCGAACTCGCCAAGAGAGTTGACAATATTTCCACCGTTACGTCAAACCAGTAGCGTATTTGGAGAAGTAAAATACGAACATTCACATGATGTTGCAGCTTTTGAGGAGGAACTCTTTGTCACAGATAAGGGGGGTCATTGTGTTGTAGTAACCAATCGGTCTGGTAAACATCTACGGTCGTTCGAAATCAAAGAGACCAACATGTTCGCTTTCGAACCATTCGGGATAGCTATATCGAAAACAGGCTTGTTGTACATAACCGATATGTACAACCACGAAGTGTTTGTATGCGATACACGTGGCAAAGTACGTCAGCGTATTGGCAAAGATGTCTTGAAGAAACCAAACGGCGTTGCATTGACCAAAAATAACGAAATACTAGTTGTAGATTACGATCAATGCTGCCTTTTTATGTTCGAAAATGACGGTAAACTTAAACGTACATTTTGTACTCAAGGAAAAGACTATGGACAGTTTAACCATCCATGGTTTGTAGCCATTAATAGCAAGGGTGACTGGATTGTTTCAGATTGCGACAACCGTCGTTTGCAAATATTTGATAATTCTGGTACCGTCCGATTTATGAAACCAGTTCCAGTTGGTCATCTTGTAAGAGGTGTGGTTGTTGATTCGGCAGACAATATATTCGTCAGTGTTGTTATTGATCGAGCATGGTTAAAAAGGAACTATAAACATGCTGTTATGATGTACGACTCGAATGGAAACTTTTATGGTGAGGTATCTGATCATCTCAGAGGTGACCTTTTCCAACCACGTGGAATGTGTATCACTAAAGATGGTAGCGGAGAAGACATTCTTATTGTTACAGGTGACAGAGAGGAATTgcataaatataaattgatcaaatag
- the LOC140056679 gene encoding uncharacterized protein, translating to MENKILYEHMIDEGVTEETIDVLIDEELVTLAKIKNASDELLKNCKLKAGQIVNIRSAVKNVEQSSKDGSMKEENLKEQAAEAKRGTLQLHSKKMKQEEQPKDEVEKQQTSEKKAKVASNSIQFPPLRQPSSVFGEPKHDHAHDVAAFGDEIFVTNKRTGCVNVIDRSGEHFRSFEIKETEFGDFHAFGIAISNKGLLYITDNNHKIKIDKDDKSEDPPSAGNRRKTEVFVCDTDGRVRHRFGEEVLKKPTGIALTRNDEIVVVDYEQCCICIFGIDGEFKRKVGSEGRGDGQFRRPYFVAINSKDEWIVGDSGNRRLQIFDGSGTFLRSVPVQHLVRGVVVDSADNIFLSVIDDSPREKDDFKHGVVMYDANEKLYGEISNNLEKNCDFDLLRPRGMCITKYSSGEDILIVTNDSEIGIGLRKYKLTPSITQ from the exons ATGGAAAACAAAATCCTGTATGAACATATGATAGACGAAGGCGTCACGGAAGAAACTATAGACGTCCTAATAGACGAAGAG CTGGTTACTCTTGCTAAGATAAAAAATGCCTCTGATGAGCTGTTGAAGAACTGCAAACTGAAGGCTGGCCAAATTGTGAACATTCGGTCTGCAGTTAAAAATGTTGAACAATCTTCTAAAGATGGATCTATG AAAGAGGAAAACTTGAAAGAACAAGCCGCCGAAGCCAAACGTGGAACACTACAATTACATAGTAAAAAAATG AAACAAGAAGAACAACCCAAGGATGAAGTTGAAAAACAACAAACGAGCGAAAAAAAG GCCAAGGTGGCATCAAATAGCATTCAATTTCCACCGTTACGTCAGCCCAGTAGCGTATTTGGAGAACCGAAACACGACCATGCACATGATGTCGCAGCTTTTGGTGACGAAATCTTCGTCACAAACAAACGTACGGGTTGCGTTAACGTAATCGACAGATCTGGTGAACATTTTCGGTCGTTCGAAATCAAAGAAACTGAATTTGGAGATTTCCACGCATTCGGGATAGCGATATCGAACAAAGGCTTGCTGTACATTACCGATAATAACCACAAAATCAAAATCGATAAGGATGACAAATCAGAAGATCCGCCAAGTGCGGGTAACCGAAGAAAAACCGAAGTGTTTGTATGCGATACAGATGGTCGAGTACGTCATCGTTTTGGTGAAGAAGTCTTGAAGAAACCAACTGGCATTGCGTTAACAAGAAATGACGAAATAGTAGTTGTAGATTACGAGCAATGCTGCATTTGCATTTTCGGAATTGACGGTGAATTTAAGCGTAAAGTTGGTTCTGAAGGAAGAGGCGATGGACAGTTTAGGCGCCCTTATTTTGTAGCCATTAATAGCAAAGATGAATGGATTGTTGGAGATAGTGGCAACCGTcgtttacaaatatttgatggTTCCGGTACCTTTCTTAGATCAGTGCCAGTTCAACATCTTGTAAGAGGTGTGGTTGTTGATTCGGCAGACAATATATTCCTAAGTGTTATTGATGATAGTCCAAGAGAGAAGGACGACTTTAAACATGGTGTAGTGATGTACGACGCGAATGAAAAACTTTATGGTGAGATATCTAATAACCTCGAGAAAAATTGTGATTTTGATCTTCTAAGACCACGCGGAATGTGTATTACTAAATATAGTAGCGGAGAAGACATTCTTATTGTTACAAATGACAGCGAAATAGGAATTGGCCTACGTAAATACAAACTAACTCCTAGCATTACtcaataa
- the LOC140056538 gene encoding uncharacterized protein isoform X2, with translation MESFERPKVLPCQHTFCEDCLKRCQDSSGGLLCPTCRREYSAIDVSKLPNDYTRLALLEAVDSSVDSMDSPADAAQSKIKDVRYEKQEPRATVVLKLRDSDGKEVLDRRGVNVKVINPSGDLVQCQVTNASHEYKFLPSMSGTYKIYASVNGMYLSNSPKELTIFPPLRQSSSVFGEAKYKGAHDIAAFNGEIFVTDRYNRCIVVMNRSGEQIRSFEIKESNMGHFDPFGITISITGLLYITDMYNHEVFVCDTRGRVRQRFGKDILKKPNGVSLTKNNEILVVDYDDYCLYMFENDGRFKRKFGSRGKDYGQFNHPWFVAITGNGDWIVSDCNNRRLQVFDGSGTFRFLRSIPVGYLVRGVVVDHEDKIYISSVIDSGWTKMNYKHVVMVYHANGKFYGEISLRDELLRPRGMCITEDDSGEHILIVTDDSNALHKYKMI, from the coding sequence ATGGAATCATTTGAAAGACCCAAAGTTCTACCTTGCCAACATACATTTTGCGAGGACTGCTTGAAACGATGTCAAGATAGCTCTGGGGGACTTCTTTGTCCAACATGCAGGCGCGAGTATTCTGCAATTGACGTCAGTAAACTTCCAAATGATTATACAAGGTTGGCGTTGTTAGAGGCTGTTGATTCGTCTGTAGATTCAATGGATTCGCCCGCAGATGCAGCTCAATCAAAGATTAAAGACGTAAGGTATGAAAAACAAGAGCCCCGGGCAACCGTCGTGCTGAAACTCAGAGATAGTGATGGTAAAGAAGTCTTGGATAGAAGAGGAGTAAATGTTAAGGTAATCAACCCAAGTGGAGATTTAGTTCAATGTCAGGTGACAAATGCAAGCCATGAGTATAAGTTTCTTCCATCAATGAGTGGTACTTACAAAATATACGCATCTGTAAATGGAATGTACCTCTCGAACTCTCCAAAAGAATTGACAATATTTCCACCGTTACGTCAATCTAGTAGCGTATTTGGAGAAGCAAAATATAAAGGTGCACATGATATTGCAGCTTTTAATGGTGAAATCTTTGTCACAGACAGATACAATCGTTGTATTGTAGTAATGAATAGATCTGGTGAACAAATCCGGTCATTCGAAATTAAAGAATCCAACATGGGACATTTTGACCCATTTGGAATAACCATATCGATCACAGGTTTGCTGTACATAACCGATATGTACAACCACGAAGTGTTTGTTTGTGATACGCGTGGCAGAGTACGTCAGCGTTTTGGTAAAGATATCTTGAAGAAACCAAATGGCGtttcattaacaaaaaataatgaaatactcGTTGTAGATTATGATGACTACTGTCTGTACATGTTCGAGAATGATGGGAGATTTAAACGAAAATTTGGTTCTCGAGGAAAAGATTATGGACAGTTTAACCATCCATGGTTTGTAGCTATCACTGGGAACGGTGACTGGATTGTTTCAGATTGCAACAACCGTCGTTTACAAGTATTTGATGGTTCCGGTACTTTTCGATTTCTTAGATCAATTCCTGTTGGCTATCTTGTAAGAGGTGTGGTTGTTGATCACGAAGACAAGATTTATATCAGTTCTGTTATTGATAGTGGATGGACAAAAATGAACTATAAACACGTGGTGATGGTGTACCACGCGAACGGAAAGTTTTATGGAGAAATATCTCTAAGAGATGAACTTTTGAGGCCACGTGGAATGTGTATTACTGAGGATGATAGTGGAGAACACATCTTAATAGTTACAGATGACAGTAATGCGTTGCACAAatataaaatgatttaa
- the LOC140056538 gene encoding uncharacterized protein isoform X1, which translates to MASFHIIQPLTECPIHMESFERPKVLPCQHTFCEDCLKRCQDSSGGLLCPTCRREYSAIDVSKLPNDYTRLALLEAVDSSVDSMDSPADAAQSKIKDVRYEKQEPRATVVLKLRDSDGKEVLDRRGVNVKVINPSGDLVQCQVTNASHEYKFLPSMSGTYKIYASVNGMYLSNSPKELTIFPPLRQSSSVFGEAKYKGAHDIAAFNGEIFVTDRYNRCIVVMNRSGEQIRSFEIKESNMGHFDPFGITISITGLLYITDMYNHEVFVCDTRGRVRQRFGKDILKKPNGVSLTKNNEILVVDYDDYCLYMFENDGRFKRKFGSRGKDYGQFNHPWFVAITGNGDWIVSDCNNRRLQVFDGSGTFRFLRSIPVGYLVRGVVVDHEDKIYISSVIDSGWTKMNYKHVVMVYHANGKFYGEISLRDELLRPRGMCITEDDSGEHILIVTDDSNALHKYKMI; encoded by the coding sequence ATGGCGTCATTCCATATTATTCAACCTCTTACAGAATGTCCAATACATATGGAATCATTTGAAAGACCCAAAGTTCTACCTTGCCAACATACATTTTGCGAGGACTGCTTGAAACGATGTCAAGATAGCTCTGGGGGACTTCTTTGTCCAACATGCAGGCGCGAGTATTCTGCAATTGACGTCAGTAAACTTCCAAATGATTATACAAGGTTGGCGTTGTTAGAGGCTGTTGATTCGTCTGTAGATTCAATGGATTCGCCCGCAGATGCAGCTCAATCAAAGATTAAAGACGTAAGGTATGAAAAACAAGAGCCCCGGGCAACCGTCGTGCTGAAACTCAGAGATAGTGATGGTAAAGAAGTCTTGGATAGAAGAGGAGTAAATGTTAAGGTAATCAACCCAAGTGGAGATTTAGTTCAATGTCAGGTGACAAATGCAAGCCATGAGTATAAGTTTCTTCCATCAATGAGTGGTACTTACAAAATATACGCATCTGTAAATGGAATGTACCTCTCGAACTCTCCAAAAGAATTGACAATATTTCCACCGTTACGTCAATCTAGTAGCGTATTTGGAGAAGCAAAATATAAAGGTGCACATGATATTGCAGCTTTTAATGGTGAAATCTTTGTCACAGACAGATACAATCGTTGTATTGTAGTAATGAATAGATCTGGTGAACAAATCCGGTCATTCGAAATTAAAGAATCCAACATGGGACATTTTGACCCATTTGGAATAACCATATCGATCACAGGTTTGCTGTACATAACCGATATGTACAACCACGAAGTGTTTGTTTGTGATACGCGTGGCAGAGTACGTCAGCGTTTTGGTAAAGATATCTTGAAGAAACCAAATGGCGtttcattaacaaaaaataatgaaatactcGTTGTAGATTATGATGACTACTGTCTGTACATGTTCGAGAATGATGGGAGATTTAAACGAAAATTTGGTTCTCGAGGAAAAGATTATGGACAGTTTAACCATCCATGGTTTGTAGCTATCACTGGGAACGGTGACTGGATTGTTTCAGATTGCAACAACCGTCGTTTACAAGTATTTGATGGTTCCGGTACTTTTCGATTTCTTAGATCAATTCCTGTTGGCTATCTTGTAAGAGGTGTGGTTGTTGATCACGAAGACAAGATTTATATCAGTTCTGTTATTGATAGTGGATGGACAAAAATGAACTATAAACACGTGGTGATGGTGTACCACGCGAACGGAAAGTTTTATGGAGAAATATCTCTAAGAGATGAACTTTTGAGGCCACGTGGAATGTGTATTACTGAGGATGATAGTGGAGAACACATCTTAATAGTTACAGATGACAGTAATGCGTTGCACAAatataaaatgatttaa
- the LOC140057238 gene encoding uncharacterized protein has protein sequence MLMGVIFSQFCEWFVLLIGKTESIKETEIDMSEFSKNKLESALNNLFKNKTTDARRQFASKCAEFLQTKTGETRGTIKSETAFCEATVGEYTMKVTINKGRVNTNLIVDFQDCSCLADDESHGRMSRVFEDFTSVDARVSSSEPDVQYWTKLLSHWKYFTSSFREKGFSNLKLIFCGLNGEQVTFNSKNVKYTVMVHQNDKHREEVMFCVDEINKRTLANIILKLCGNEGAEQTTEQAGLRRLLQAFMTKLEADKVTSYKNVKLSLYGQGNSSFHISSGETDQQKEVTGYVDSKGEFHIHEREASRRCIIS, from the exons GAAATTGATATGAGTGAGTTTAGTAAGAACAAACTTGAATCAgctttaaacaatttatttaaaaacaaaacaaccgATGCACGACGTCAGTTTGCCAGCAAGTGTGCCGAGTTTCTTCAAACAAAAACAGGAGAGACGCGCGGTACTATTAAATCGGAAACAGCATTCTGTGAAGCGACTGTTGGCGAATACACGATGAAAGTGACGATAAACAAAGGGAGAGTAAATACCAAT TTGATCGTAGACTTTCAAGATTGTTCGTGTCTTGCAGACGATGAAAGTCACGGAAGGATGTCTCGTGTTTTTGAAGACTTCACTTCTGTTGATGCACGTGTCAGTTCTTCTGAACCAGACGTTCAATATTGGACAAAGCTTCTATCTCATTGGAAATATTTCACAAGTTCGTTTCGAGAAAAGGGGTTTTCTAACTTAAAGCTAATATTTTGTGGCTTGAATGGAGAACAAGTTACATTTAACAGCAAGAATGTCAAGTATACTGTAATGGTTCACCAGAATGATAAACACCGCGAAGAAGTCATG TTTTGCGTCGATGAGATAAACAAACGTACACTTGCAAACATCATACTCAAACTTTGTGGAAATGAGGGCGCTGAACAAACAACGGAACAGGCTGGACTACGAAGACTACTACAAGCGTTCATGACCAAGTTGGAGGCTGACAAAGTAACCAGTTACAAGAACGTAAAACTATCTCTTTATGGTCAGGGTAATTCTTCATTTCATATTTCATCTGGAGAAACAGATCAGCAAAAAGAAGTTACAGGTTATGTTGATTCGAAGGGAGAATTCCACATACATGAAAGGGAAGCCTCCCGTAGGTGCATAATCTCTTGA